A region of Pseudoalteromonas aliena SW19 DNA encodes the following proteins:
- a CDS encoding heavy metal translocating P-type ATPase, protein MTINTKDTAQNFIIEGANCGSCVAKIEKALNSVQGAQNVEMNFAERTVRVEGKADETTLINAVKNIGYSAKPMSNESDQDTLDEKAKLDAAHYKKLMRNMILALGVGAPLMIYGLIFDMSVTTDTQRIAWFLVGIVTLVIMAISGKQFYNGAWQAFKNHAANMDTLIALGTGTAWLYSMFVVIAPNLLPQVARHVYFEASSMIIGLISLGLAFEVKARGRTSQAIKRLIGLQPKTARVIRGGEEQDIDISDVVKNDEVRVRPGEKIPVDGDVIEGRSTVDESMLTGEPMAARKKTGDKVVAGSINKSGTLLFKATHLGSETTLANIINMVKRAQNSKPSIGRLADVISGIFVPTVMIIAVLAGLAWLNFGPEPSIAYAVVAVTTVLIIACPCALGLATPMSVMVGIGKAAESGILIRNGESLQTTSKITTMILDKTGTITQGTPQVTDVVTFNNSDENTVMQLVASLESSSEHPLAEAITAHAKKQGLALSKVADFNAITGKGVAGSVDGQTLLFGNKTLMDKYDVAVDDATEQAQTLASDAKTLMYFASNNKLHAIIAVADPIKEDSVDAIKRLQNKGIHLVMLTGDNKATAQAVAKQVGIDDFIAEVMPDDKVNEVTKRQANGEIVGMTGDGINDAPALAQADVGFAIGTGTDVAIESADITLMRGSLHGLADAIAVSNATISNIKQNLFGAFIYNVAGIPIAAGVLYPFFGILLNPVVAGAAMALSSLTVVSNANRLRFFKPNKS, encoded by the coding sequence ATGACGATTAATACAAAAGACACCGCGCAAAACTTTATTATTGAAGGCGCTAATTGCGGCAGTTGTGTGGCCAAAATTGAAAAAGCTCTCAATAGTGTACAAGGTGCACAAAATGTAGAAATGAACTTTGCAGAGCGCACAGTACGTGTAGAAGGTAAAGCCGACGAAACCACCCTTATTAACGCAGTTAAAAATATTGGTTACTCAGCTAAGCCAATGAGTAATGAGTCCGATCAAGATACACTTGATGAAAAAGCAAAGTTGGACGCGGCACATTACAAAAAGCTAATGCGTAATATGATATTAGCGCTAGGGGTCGGTGCGCCGTTAATGATATACGGGCTTATTTTTGACATGAGTGTGACCACGGACACACAAAGAATAGCCTGGTTTTTAGTGGGTATCGTCACGCTTGTGATTATGGCTATATCAGGTAAGCAATTTTACAACGGCGCATGGCAGGCATTTAAAAACCATGCTGCGAATATGGATACATTAATAGCACTTGGTACAGGTACTGCGTGGTTGTATTCAATGTTCGTAGTAATAGCACCAAACTTATTACCACAAGTCGCAAGACACGTATATTTTGAAGCATCATCGATGATCATCGGTTTAATTAGTTTAGGGCTCGCTTTTGAAGTAAAAGCACGTGGGCGCACCTCACAAGCAATTAAACGCTTAATTGGCCTGCAACCAAAAACGGCACGCGTAATTCGTGGTGGCGAAGAGCAAGACATCGACATTAGTGATGTTGTAAAAAATGATGAAGTACGCGTACGCCCTGGTGAAAAAATCCCTGTTGATGGCGATGTTATTGAAGGCAGGAGTACGGTTGATGAGTCAATGCTTACTGGTGAGCCAATGGCTGCCCGCAAAAAAACGGGCGACAAAGTCGTTGCCGGAAGTATTAATAAAAGTGGTACTTTATTATTTAAAGCCACGCACCTTGGTAGCGAAACCACACTTGCTAATATTATCAATATGGTAAAGCGTGCACAAAACTCTAAGCCATCAATAGGGCGCTTAGCCGATGTTATATCAGGCATATTTGTCCCAACAGTTATGATTATTGCAGTACTTGCGGGCCTTGCATGGTTAAACTTTGGACCTGAGCCATCAATTGCTTATGCCGTTGTTGCGGTAACTACGGTACTTATTATTGCTTGTCCTTGTGCGTTAGGACTCGCAACCCCTATGTCGGTTATGGTGGGTATTGGTAAAGCCGCTGAGTCAGGAATATTAATTCGAAATGGTGAGTCGCTGCAAACGACATCTAAAATCACCACCATGATTTTAGATAAAACAGGCACTATTACTCAAGGCACACCGCAAGTTACCGATGTAGTTACCTTTAACAACAGTGATGAAAATACAGTAATGCAACTTGTTGCAAGCCTTGAAAGTAGCTCAGAGCATCCACTGGCAGAGGCAATTACGGCACACGCTAAAAAGCAGGGCTTAGCTTTAAGTAAAGTAGCTGACTTTAACGCAATTACAGGTAAAGGTGTAGCCGGCAGTGTTGACGGGCAAACATTGTTGTTTGGTAATAAAACGCTAATGGATAAATACGATGTAGCCGTTGATGATGCAACCGAGCAAGCTCAAACACTTGCCAGTGATGCTAAAACGCTCATGTATTTTGCAAGTAATAATAAGCTCCACGCTATTATTGCAGTAGCAGATCCTATCAAAGAGGATTCAGTTGACGCTATTAAACGCCTGCAAAATAAAGGTATCCACTTAGTTATGCTAACAGGTGACAACAAAGCCACTGCACAAGCCGTTGCTAAGCAAGTTGGTATTGATGACTTTATTGCAGAAGTAATGCCCGATGACAAAGTAAACGAAGTAACAAAGCGTCAAGCAAACGGTGAAATAGTGGGTATGACCGGTGACGGTATTAACGATGCTCCCGCACTTGCGCAAGCCGATGTAGGGTTTGCAATTGGCACAGGTACCGATGTTGCAATAGAAAGTGCAGACATTACCTTAATGCGTGGTTCGTTACATGGACTTGCTGATGCAATTGCAGTGAGTAATGCAACTATTTCAAATATTAAACAAAACCTATTTGGTGCCTTTATTTATAACGTGGCGGGTATTCCGATTGCAGCCGGCGTGTTGTATCCATTTTTTGGCATACTACTAAACCCTGTTGTTGCAGGTGCAGCTATGGCACTTTCATCGCTTACAGTGGTAAGTAACGCTAATCGCTTACGTTTTTTCAAACCAAATAAATCGTAA
- a CDS encoding MerR family transcriptional regulator — protein MYVKQLAKLMNVTADTVRHYTRVGLLNPVRSAENGYQEYTKQDQQRLKFIISARQLGFSLKDIQQIVDESEQGNCPCPLTRKLIAKRLEETEVLFQETLKLRNRMHAAITQWETSVDGANASDVCSLIESFVDPINDSVNKEQRNDD, from the coding sequence ATGTATGTTAAACAACTCGCCAAATTAATGAACGTGACTGCAGACACTGTACGTCATTACACACGTGTAGGGTTATTGAATCCTGTACGCAGTGCAGAAAATGGTTATCAAGAATATACAAAGCAAGACCAGCAACGTTTAAAGTTTATTATTAGCGCCCGCCAACTTGGTTTTTCACTCAAAGATATTCAGCAAATTGTAGATGAGTCAGAGCAGGGGAATTGTCCATGCCCATTAACACGTAAACTCATAGCTAAACGCTTAGAAGAAACCGAAGTACTGTTTCAAGAAACATTAAAACTACGAAACCGAATGCATGCAGCCATAACGCAATGGGAGACATCAGTCGATGGTGCAAATGCCAGTGACGTGTGTAGTTTAATAGAATCGTTTGTTGATCCAATAAACGATTCCGTAAATAAGGAGCAGCGTAATGACGATTAA
- a CDS encoding DUF2059 domain-containing protein: MGKALLLSLFIFSSSLYAAQTPKQQKIDELINVMNMDSMVDSMYAQVEGMMKGMSDQMGVKPSEQAIFDKYYGDMTDVLKTEMSWAKMQPTMVNVYDKHFNEEEISDMLAFYKTKTGQAILAKMPVVMQESMQMSQNLVQGAMPKIQALAQQLGEELQQSRNESN; this comes from the coding sequence ATGGGTAAGGCACTACTTCTTTCATTATTTATTTTTTCAAGCAGCTTATATGCAGCACAAACACCAAAACAGCAAAAAATAGATGAACTGATTAATGTAATGAACATGGATTCTATGGTTGACTCTATGTATGCTCAAGTAGAAGGCATGATGAAAGGTATGTCTGATCAGATGGGTGTCAAACCGTCTGAGCAAGCTATTTTTGATAAGTACTATGGCGATATGACCGATGTATTAAAAACAGAAATGAGCTGGGCTAAAATGCAGCCAACAATGGTTAATGTTTACGATAAGCATTTTAATGAAGAAGAAATTAGCGACATGCTCGCATTTTACAAAACTAAAACTGGGCAAGCTATTCTTGCTAAAATGCCAGTGGTAATGCAAGAGTCTATGCAAATGTCACAAAATTTAGTGCAAGGTGCTATGCCTAAAATCCAAGCTTTAGCACAACAACTAGGCGAAGAACTTCAACAAAGTCGTAACGAATCGAACTAA
- a CDS encoding Na+/H+ antiporter subunit G, with translation MISEWVVSILLLFGGTFILIGSIGLIKLPDFFMRLHGPTKATTLGMASILIAAMVFFANTKTGLSVKEILITIFLLITAPISGYMLIKSAIHHKLKAKEGTKGLDNIEDS, from the coding sequence ATGATTAGTGAATGGGTTGTATCAATTTTATTATTGTTTGGCGGAACGTTTATTTTAATTGGCTCTATCGGGTTAATTAAATTACCAGACTTTTTTATGCGTTTACATGGCCCAACAAAAGCAACAACGTTAGGGATGGCGAGTATCTTAATTGCCGCTATGGTATTTTTTGCTAATACAAAAACTGGCCTTAGTGTTAAAGAAATACTCATTACGATTTTTTTATTAATCACAGCGCCAATTAGTGGCTATATGTTAATTAAGTCTGCAATACATCATAAACTTAAGGCTAAAGAGGGCACCAAAGGCCTCGATAATATTGAAGATAGCTAA
- a CDS encoding K+/H+ antiporter subunit F, with amino-acid sequence MLDIVLLIVFSMIGLSLLLNLWRLIIGPSVPDRVLALDTMYINVIALIILYSISMGTGLYFEAALLIAMLGFISTVAVCKYLLRGDIIE; translated from the coding sequence ATGTTAGATATCGTATTACTCATTGTTTTTTCAATGATTGGATTGTCGTTACTACTTAATTTATGGCGACTTATTATAGGCCCATCAGTACCCGATCGTGTTTTAGCGCTCGATACTATGTATATTAACGTTATTGCTTTAATTATTTTGTATAGCATCAGCATGGGAACCGGACTTTACTTTGAAGCAGCCTTGCTAATAGCTATGCTTGGCTTTATTAGTACGGTAGCAGTATGTAAGTATTTACTACGTGGCGATATAATCGAATAA
- a CDS encoding Na+/H+ antiporter subunit E: MRLQARFRWLPTPFRSLFLFIVWLLLNNSVSAGHLVLATFFAISIPLLSFSFRDPQPLILKPGLAFKQLLIVLYDIIVANLQVSLLILGPSRKLRPAFIKVPIDLTHDMPITILASCVSLTPGTVSAEVYPINEALAEGDETTQRFLLIHVLDLKDEEALIKQIKQRYEAPLKEIFKC; this comes from the coding sequence ATGAGATTACAAGCTCGTTTTCGCTGGCTACCAACGCCATTTCGTAGTTTGTTTTTATTTATAGTGTGGCTGCTATTAAATAATAGCGTGTCGGCTGGGCACTTGGTATTAGCAACGTTTTTTGCAATATCTATTCCTTTACTCAGTTTTTCATTTCGAGATCCGCAACCACTTATTTTAAAACCAGGCTTAGCGTTTAAACAATTACTCATTGTGCTTTACGATATTATTGTTGCAAACTTACAAGTGTCTTTGCTTATACTAGGGCCATCTAGAAAGTTACGTCCAGCGTTTATAAAAGTACCTATAGATTTAACCCATGACATGCCAATTACTATATTGGCAAGCTGTGTGTCGTTAACGCCAGGTACGGTGAGCGCTGAGGTCTACCCTATTAATGAAGCGCTAGCTGAAGGTGATGAGACAACACAGCGTTTTTTACTGATACATGTACTTGATCTAAAAGACGAAGAAGCACTTATAAAGCAAATAAAACAGCGCTACGAAGCTCCATTAAAGGAGATATTTAAATGTTAG
- a CDS encoding monovalent cation/H+ antiporter subunit D — MIQHLASLPILLPMLTAVILLLPPCGKSVKIRRIVSSVMAIITFVVSALLLMHVHHTGINVYAIGNWSAPFGIVLVADMLSTLLVALTSFLGLGAILYGSAGDDEKGSFFHPLVHFLVLGVNGAFLTGDLFNLFVFFEVLLIASYALLMHAGDKQNTRAALQYVILNLVGSSVFLIGLGILYGVLGTLNIADMAHKVSLLTGDDVYLAKAGGLLLLVVFALKGALLPLHLWLPNTYASAKPVVAALFAIMTKVGVYAMLRVYTVVFGEQAGALEHVAQPWLWGLAIATIIVGAIGVIASQDLRKLTANLVLVSVGTLVALVALQNVNATAALLYYLVHSTLVCAALFLLADLIATQRGKVADRLVAGRSVKQPFLLGVCFIIAALTVVGMPPLSGFVGKIWILKATLNSEQALLFWPVYLVTSFALLIALSRAGTSLFWECKDKRSESAEYKNARSLQVIVILGLLACSPLMVIFGGPISEYMMAAATQLHDINGGINAVLKGGM; from the coding sequence ATGATTCAACATTTAGCTTCTTTGCCTATTTTACTCCCCATGCTAACGGCGGTTATTTTACTGCTTCCGCCATGTGGTAAAAGCGTTAAAATCCGTCGTATTGTCTCAAGTGTAATGGCAATTATTACTTTTGTTGTGAGTGCGCTGCTATTAATGCATGTTCATCACACGGGTATTAATGTTTACGCGATTGGCAATTGGTCTGCACCATTTGGCATTGTGTTAGTAGCCGATATGCTATCTACTTTGTTGGTCGCGCTAACTTCCTTTTTAGGGCTGGGCGCTATTTTATATGGCAGTGCTGGCGATGACGAAAAAGGTAGCTTTTTTCATCCGCTTGTCCACTTTCTAGTCTTAGGTGTGAATGGTGCATTTTTAACGGGTGATTTGTTTAATTTATTTGTATTTTTTGAAGTACTGCTTATTGCTTCATATGCATTACTTATGCATGCGGGAGATAAACAAAATACACGTGCTGCGCTGCAGTATGTAATATTAAACTTAGTTGGTTCAAGCGTATTTTTAATTGGTTTAGGGATTTTGTATGGTGTATTAGGTACGCTTAATATTGCAGATATGGCTCATAAAGTTTCGCTTCTTACTGGTGACGATGTATACCTAGCAAAAGCCGGTGGTTTATTACTACTGGTTGTATTTGCCTTAAAAGGGGCGCTGTTACCGCTGCATTTATGGCTTCCAAATACATACGCAAGTGCTAAGCCCGTAGTTGCTGCTCTATTTGCTATTATGACCAAAGTAGGTGTTTACGCTATGTTACGTGTATACACGGTTGTATTTGGCGAACAAGCCGGTGCACTTGAGCATGTTGCGCAACCTTGGCTTTGGGGTTTAGCAATTGCAACTATTATAGTGGGTGCAATTGGTGTTATAGCATCGCAAGACTTACGAAAATTAACTGCCAACCTAGTATTGGTGTCGGTAGGGACACTCGTTGCACTCGTTGCACTGCAAAATGTAAATGCCACCGCTGCGCTTCTGTATTATTTAGTGCATTCAACACTTGTATGTGCAGCGCTATTTTTACTTGCTGATTTAATTGCCACACAACGAGGTAAAGTAGCCGATAGGCTTGTAGCAGGGCGTTCAGTTAAACAGCCTTTTTTATTAGGCGTATGCTTTATTATTGCTGCGTTAACCGTCGTTGGTATGCCACCTTTATCGGGATTTGTGGGTAAAATTTGGATACTTAAAGCAACATTAAACAGTGAACAGGCCCTTTTGTTTTGGCCTGTATATCTAGTAACTAGCTTTGCACTATTAATAGCACTTTCTCGAGCAGGCACTAGCTTATTTTGGGAGTGTAAAGATAAACGCAGTGAAAGTGCTGAATATAAAAATGCTCGTTCACTGCAAGTAATCGTAATTCTAGGGTTATTAGCATGCTCTCCATTAATGGTTATTTTTGGCGGACCAATTAGCGAATATATGATGGCTGCTGCGACTCAGTTACATGACATAAATGGCGGTATTAATGCAGTACTTAAAGGAGGCATGTGA
- a CDS encoding Na+/H+ antiporter subunit C, translated as MELLYASCVGVLVSCGIFLLLRARTFPVVLGLTMISYAVNLFLFSAGRLTINKAVVLGTGAEYADPLPQALVLTAIVIGFAMTAFVVILAIRGRADLGSDHVDGYVPNASTDSKEQK; from the coding sequence ATGGAATTATTGTACGCATCTTGCGTTGGAGTATTAGTCAGTTGCGGTATATTTTTACTGCTAAGAGCTCGTACGTTCCCTGTTGTACTTGGGCTTACTATGATTTCATATGCTGTGAACTTGTTTTTGTTTTCAGCAGGGCGTCTTACTATTAATAAAGCGGTAGTACTTGGTACAGGCGCAGAATATGCCGATCCGTTACCACAAGCATTAGTGCTTACTGCTATTGTAATTGGTTTTGCGATGACTGCATTTGTGGTTATTTTGGCAATACGTGGGCGCGCCGACTTAGGTAGCGACCATGTTGATGGTTACGTGCCTAATGCATCTACTGACAGTAAGGAGCAAAAATGA
- a CDS encoding monovalent cation/H+ antiporter subunit A, whose protein sequence is MTLLWIPLLSLIGSVISACTSKLSRNQSASLTALAPLTALGITLYHAPAVLAGETIRYSLAWIPSIGLDLSLRLDGLSLLFMFMILGIGLLVILYTRYYLSANDSMAKLYSYLMLFMTAMLGIVMSNNVIQLWLFWELTSISSFLLISFWWHKSEARKGARMALAVTGAGGLALLAGLMLLGDIVGSYDLDVILASKAIIQSHELYELALVLVLLGAFTKSAQFPFHFWLPHAMAAPTPVSAYLHSATMVKAGIFLLARFYPALAGTETWFILVGLTGLATLLFGAYIALFKHDLKGLLAYSTISHLGLITLLLGLDTELATVAAIFHIINHATFKASLFMATGIIDHETGTRDMRKLNGMWRYLPYTATLAMVAAAAMAGVPLLNGFLSKEMFFAETLHQQVLGSMSWLIPVLATVAGALAVAYSARFIHDVFFNGEPIDLPRTPHEPPRYMRVPIEILVVICLLVGMFPHFTIDGILSAASLAVLGKEMPVYELAIWHGFNLPLLMSAMAIVGGLFIYINRKYLYQFQASLPPLNAKKTYERVILTVIAWCQSKINSTENGSLQRYLVIMLVVVLLCAGWPLFEMQQLAGSMPRTPVDVHNAIGAGLLIIGALATVLWHRSRMVSLLMLSIVGLMVSVLFTRFSAPDLALTQLTVEVVTIILLMLALFFLPQYTPKESSSLRILRDLAIASTLGVVIASICYALLTRPLDSISDFFIANAKIGGGGTNVVNVILVDFRGFDTLGEITVLGIAALGIFKVLSRIPLFMPASDGEGRPWARERHPILLASISQSLLPLALLVSAYIFLRGHNLPGGGFIAGLVTSIAFILQYMAHGTSWINERFDVNYRKIIASGIGIALFTGVGSWFFDKPFLTTWFDYFDIPFIGKTELASAIVFDLGVYLTVVGATLMILASLGNMTADTQKKEVNI, encoded by the coding sequence ATGACTTTGCTCTGGATACCCTTGTTATCCTTGATTGGCAGTGTTATTTCTGCATGCACAAGTAAGCTCTCTCGCAATCAAAGCGCTAGCTTAACGGCTCTTGCGCCTTTAACTGCTTTGGGGATTACTCTATACCATGCACCTGCGGTATTAGCGGGCGAAACTATTCGTTATTCTTTGGCTTGGATCCCTTCAATCGGTCTGGATTTATCGCTGCGATTAGACGGCCTCAGTTTATTGTTTATGTTTATGATTTTAGGCATAGGCTTGCTTGTTATTTTATACACTCGTTACTACCTCAGCGCTAATGACTCCATGGCCAAACTGTACAGTTATTTAATGCTGTTTATGACCGCAATGCTTGGCATTGTGATGTCAAATAATGTTATTCAACTTTGGTTATTTTGGGAATTAACCAGTATTAGTTCATTCTTGTTAATTAGTTTTTGGTGGCATAAATCGGAAGCACGCAAAGGCGCGCGTATGGCACTGGCTGTTACAGGTGCGGGCGGTTTAGCGTTACTTGCTGGGTTAATGTTACTCGGAGATATTGTTGGTAGTTACGACCTTGATGTTATTTTAGCAAGCAAGGCGATCATTCAATCGCATGAGTTATACGAGCTAGCATTGGTATTAGTGCTACTAGGTGCGTTTACAAAATCGGCACAATTTCCGTTTCATTTTTGGCTACCACATGCAATGGCTGCACCTACGCCAGTAAGTGCGTATTTACATTCTGCGACTATGGTAAAAGCCGGTATATTTTTATTGGCGCGTTTTTACCCTGCTCTAGCGGGTACCGAGACGTGGTTTATCCTAGTGGGATTAACGGGTTTAGCTACGTTGTTATTTGGTGCTTATATTGCGCTCTTTAAACATGACTTAAAAGGGTTGTTGGCGTATTCAACAATAAGTCATTTAGGTTTAATAACGCTGTTGTTAGGTCTTGATACTGAGCTTGCGACCGTTGCAGCCATTTTTCACATAATAAACCACGCAACATTTAAAGCCTCACTCTTTATGGCAACGGGTATTATTGACCATGAAACAGGCACGCGTGATATGCGTAAGCTCAATGGGATGTGGCGATACTTACCTTACACAGCAACACTCGCCATGGTTGCTGCAGCTGCAATGGCCGGTGTACCGTTGTTAAATGGTTTTTTATCCAAAGAAATGTTCTTTGCAGAAACCTTGCACCAGCAAGTACTCGGCTCTATGTCCTGGTTGATCCCAGTGTTGGCAACGGTTGCTGGTGCATTAGCGGTTGCGTATTCAGCACGCTTTATTCATGATGTGTTTTTTAATGGTGAACCTATTGATTTACCTCGTACACCACACGAACCACCGCGTTATATGCGTGTACCAATAGAAATATTAGTCGTGATTTGTTTATTGGTAGGCATGTTTCCACACTTTACTATTGACGGTATTTTATCGGCTGCGTCTTTAGCCGTACTTGGCAAAGAAATGCCTGTTTATGAATTGGCTATTTGGCATGGATTTAACTTACCACTGTTGATGAGTGCAATGGCTATTGTTGGTGGTTTGTTTATTTACATTAATCGTAAATACCTATACCAATTTCAAGCATCGTTACCCCCTCTTAATGCTAAGAAAACATATGAGCGGGTGATCTTAACCGTCATTGCTTGGTGTCAGTCAAAAATAAATAGCACAGAAAATGGCTCATTGCAGCGCTACCTTGTAATTATGTTAGTTGTCGTATTATTGTGTGCAGGTTGGCCATTATTTGAAATGCAGCAATTGGCCGGTAGTATGCCGCGTACTCCTGTTGATGTGCACAATGCGATTGGTGCAGGCTTGTTGATTATTGGTGCCCTCGCTACAGTTCTTTGGCACCGTTCTCGAATGGTATCGTTGTTAATGCTATCCATTGTGGGGCTAATGGTGTCGGTTTTATTTACACGTTTTTCGGCACCTGATTTAGCGCTTACCCAACTAACAGTTGAGGTTGTGACTATTATTTTGCTTATGCTGGCGTTGTTTTTCTTACCGCAGTATACGCCCAAAGAATCGAGTTCATTACGAATTCTACGAGACCTAGCAATAGCCTCTACACTGGGAGTCGTTATTGCGAGCATTTGTTATGCGCTACTTACTCGTCCATTAGATTCAATCTCCGACTTCTTTATCGCTAATGCAAAAATAGGTGGTGGGGGTACCAACGTGGTTAACGTTATTTTGGTCGATTTTAGGGGCTTTGATACACTTGGTGAAATTACGGTATTGGGTATCGCTGCTTTAGGTATATTTAAAGTACTCTCTAGAATTCCATTATTTATGCCAGCCAGTGACGGCGAAGGCCGCCCATGGGCACGAGAGCGTCATCCAATATTGCTGGCGAGTATTTCACAAAGCTTACTACCACTTGCGTTATTAGTCTCTGCGTATATTTTCTTACGCGGTCATAACTTACCAGGTGGTGGATTTATTGCTGGGTTAGTAACATCTATCGCGTTTATTTTACAATACATGGCGCATGGTACTTCATGGATAAATGAACGCTTTGATGTTAATTACCGTAAAATTATAGCTTCAGGTATTGGTATTGCACTATTTACCGGTGTAGGTAGCTGGTTCTTCGATAAGCCATTTTTAACGACGTGGTTTGATTACTTTGATATTCCATTTATCGGTAAAACAGAGCTTGCCAGTGCAATTGTGTTTGATTTAGGTGTATACCTCACTGTTGTTGGCGCTACGCTAATGATTTTAGCAAGCTTAGGTAATATGACGGCAGATACCCAGAAAAAAGAGGTAAATATTTAA